Proteins found in one bacterium genomic segment:
- a CDS encoding GxxExxY protein: MKFDELSNRVIGCAIAVHRTLGPGLLESTYEQCLDREMDLLGISFKLQFPLSVEYKGIKRFVL; this comes from the coding sequence GTGAAATTTGATGAATTATCGAATAGAGTCATTGGATGCGCTATAGCGGTGCATCGAACTCTTGGGCCAGGTTTGCTTGAATCCACTTACGAACAATGCTTGGATAGAGAGATGGATCTATTAGGGATATCATTCAAACTACAGTTTCCTTTGTCTGTTGAGTATAAAGGCATAAAGAGGTTTGTTCTGTAA